In Bythopirellula goksoeyrii, a single window of DNA contains:
- a CDS encoding RNA-directed DNA polymerase, with amino-acid sequence MQRVLTPSLEDVRLECVLMQAWKKTSANLRSHSWYADTLGIDYQSLRIPDFIAEIQEDLEQFEEWQSLPLELVPAPKSQRWKFENDQWKPNPGSSNKLRPLAHVALRDQVVATAILLCLADRVESQMGDPRLTIEHAENRERVLAYGHRLFCDGTNDGLRHRWGSAKLYRSYFDDYQTFLERPRIVAEYAASETDGEEIAIVHSDISKFYDRVTPEVLFKQVTAFQRDGDDKRFFKLAKLVLNWEWADVPRAEKHAEKHDLPRFTDVALPQGLSAAGFFANVAMQQFEAKLRTAFDRPIDDAEEIVLLDACYYVDDFRLVLRVPEGCEEGNISRQVTAWLQHLLDETCSGLVVQDEKTKTTVQGRDRRFLVPQSRTAKRIQNEVSGVFDMLHGTELIGSIEGFFHTQQRYSSESTPEGDGRSGLLVGMSDMQDQTAARFAAGRFRRTFRSLRPMLYDESTDDSPEARDNTGDDDEDRPPSALPRQLVLSKAQLDDRGKLFAALLIEDWTINPANVRLLRIALDIYPDVEFLDQVLRILKRGWTVGGSQGTQREVRQYCLAELFRAGATETGIVPDEECLPSAVDVNEYHQRLIQEATEIFNLFVSRQTTSTRLPWYLMQQVFLYLAARDAFPTDLDSLGKKGGPHLALYRRFAHFLAGDRVASLDERTSFLVIAKSGFGLDEAIARTAENTVSAEFLERVDGVSPSTAAELWSEVEPSASPVLRQTAERLGLSPKETARDETRLPDLSSGQLNPFVDEINLLYLAEWLFSLDRDAFDKVISPWQINCKLEDYYQEFGRIDAGSFVLHKSPQVAVPLFRPPDWCENLQQKQRYQIGILLRFAIRGSTSLYSGAPRHTKNLKRYKRPISHWEQQRYSGFQGRSAFGPAWIPLSSFIEDLLFELLRWPGSGVSKPVTPLRRLASKVKRRLSELTKRYGAASKTSLQDMEALPPYKTGQQWSRPLRIGVVQSVTPCMDDYTTWLSDPELRDLDFRRKHKAHIAAILEAVAQLLRVRESHRSQGRSDGQLLDILVFPELAIHQDDIRPLLLPFVRVHKCIVLFGMVYHRDPTLPGNPLLNSCQWLIPSWNSHSGLTVATIEQGKRFLAKEERAFESAGLKGFRPAQWRIEYHWHSDKKQHRPLYISASVCYDATDLALARDLGSQNDLYIICALNQDVGAFDRMSDAINYHMYQGVLVVNNGQFGGSSFYMPLQKPFHRQILHQHGQPQVSIAFAEISPQKLIDRPGGDENDLPPGKWKTPPAGWINPGS; translated from the coding sequence ATGCAACGCGTTCTCACGCCATCCCTGGAAGATGTTCGATTGGAATGCGTGTTAATGCAGGCATGGAAAAAGACTTCGGCAAACTTGCGCTCGCACAGCTGGTATGCCGACACGCTTGGCATCGACTATCAGTCGCTGCGAATTCCTGATTTCATCGCCGAGATTCAGGAGGACCTTGAACAGTTTGAGGAGTGGCAATCGTTGCCGTTGGAGCTTGTGCCAGCCCCCAAGTCGCAACGCTGGAAATTCGAAAACGATCAATGGAAGCCCAATCCCGGCAGCTCGAATAAACTCCGTCCTCTGGCTCATGTGGCTCTCCGTGATCAGGTTGTGGCGACCGCCATCCTGCTCTGCTTAGCCGATCGAGTGGAGAGCCAGATGGGTGACCCCCGTCTCACAATAGAGCATGCAGAGAATCGGGAACGCGTGCTTGCGTACGGACACCGGCTCTTCTGCGACGGCACGAACGACGGACTCCGGCATCGCTGGGGTAGCGCAAAGCTCTATCGAAGCTACTTCGATGATTACCAAACATTTCTTGAACGACCAAGGATTGTAGCGGAATATGCAGCTTCTGAAACTGATGGCGAAGAGATAGCAATCGTTCATAGCGACATCTCCAAGTTTTACGATCGCGTGACCCCAGAGGTGCTATTCAAGCAGGTGACTGCTTTCCAGCGAGACGGGGATGACAAGCGATTTTTCAAGTTGGCCAAGTTAGTGCTCAATTGGGAATGGGCTGACGTACCGCGCGCCGAGAAGCACGCGGAAAAGCACGACTTGCCAAGGTTCACCGACGTCGCCCTTCCACAAGGCTTGTCCGCAGCGGGCTTCTTCGCAAATGTTGCCATGCAACAGTTCGAAGCAAAGCTGCGTACTGCCTTCGACAGGCCAATCGATGATGCCGAAGAAATCGTCTTGCTTGATGCCTGCTATTACGTCGATGATTTCCGGCTCGTTCTTCGTGTACCTGAAGGCTGTGAGGAAGGCAATATCTCTCGCCAAGTGACCGCTTGGCTTCAGCACCTGCTCGACGAAACTTGCTCTGGCCTGGTCGTGCAAGACGAAAAGACAAAAACAACGGTACAAGGACGAGATCGTCGATTCCTCGTGCCTCAGTCACGCACGGCAAAGAGAATTCAGAATGAAGTGTCGGGCGTATTCGATATGCTGCATGGTACGGAGCTTATCGGGTCAATTGAGGGCTTCTTTCACACGCAACAAAGATATTCGTCTGAATCGACGCCTGAGGGCGATGGCCGCTCGGGACTACTGGTAGGCATGTCTGACATGCAAGACCAAACAGCAGCCCGCTTCGCTGCCGGTAGATTTCGAAGAACTTTTCGGTCTCTGCGTCCGATGCTCTACGACGAATCGACTGATGATAGCCCCGAGGCGCGTGACAACACAGGCGATGATGACGAAGACCGTCCCCCCTCAGCCTTGCCACGCCAACTCGTTCTGTCGAAGGCCCAACTAGACGACCGTGGCAAATTATTTGCTGCGTTGTTAATCGAAGATTGGACCATCAACCCAGCAAATGTTCGTTTATTGCGGATAGCGTTGGACATCTACCCTGATGTCGAATTCTTGGATCAGGTCCTCCGTATTCTGAAACGCGGCTGGACAGTAGGGGGCTCCCAAGGTACACAGCGAGAAGTCCGGCAATATTGCTTGGCAGAGTTGTTTCGGGCCGGAGCTACCGAAACTGGCATTGTCCCAGACGAGGAATGTCTTCCTTCGGCTGTAGATGTCAACGAGTATCACCAGAGACTCATTCAGGAGGCGACAGAGATCTTCAATCTCTTCGTCAGCAGACAGACCACGAGCACTAGGCTGCCGTGGTACTTAATGCAGCAGGTGTTCTTATACCTCGCGGCTCGTGACGCCTTCCCCACAGATCTCGACTCGCTCGGCAAGAAGGGCGGCCCCCACCTGGCACTCTATCGCCGCTTTGCACATTTCCTTGCTGGGGATCGCGTAGCGTCGTTGGATGAAAGGACGAGTTTTCTGGTGATCGCAAAATCAGGCTTCGGACTCGATGAGGCCATCGCCCGCACTGCGGAGAACACGGTTTCTGCTGAGTTCCTCGAAAGAGTCGACGGAGTATCGCCATCAACAGCGGCAGAACTTTGGAGCGAAGTTGAGCCTTCGGCAAGTCCTGTCCTGCGACAGACTGCTGAGCGGCTAGGGCTTTCACCCAAAGAGACGGCAAGAGATGAGACGCGTTTGCCGGATCTCTCGTCGGGGCAGCTCAACCCATTCGTCGATGAGATAAACCTTCTCTATCTTGCCGAATGGCTATTCTCCCTTGACCGCGATGCGTTCGATAAAGTCATATCCCCTTGGCAAATCAATTGCAAGTTAGAAGATTACTATCAAGAATTTGGGCGCATTGATGCCGGCTCGTTCGTGCTACACAAGTCACCGCAAGTGGCAGTGCCTCTATTTCGACCGCCAGACTGGTGTGAGAATCTCCAGCAAAAGCAGCGGTATCAGATCGGCATTTTGCTGCGTTTTGCGATTCGCGGGAGCACCTCACTCTACTCAGGGGCTCCACGGCATACTAAGAATCTCAAACGCTACAAACGCCCAATCTCTCACTGGGAACAGCAACGCTATTCTGGTTTTCAGGGAAGGTCAGCATTTGGACCGGCGTGGATTCCCCTGTCGTCTTTTATCGAAGACTTGTTGTTCGAACTTCTTAGGTGGCCTGGCTCTGGAGTTAGCAAACCCGTTACTCCGCTTCGCAGGTTAGCCAGCAAAGTGAAGCGACGACTTAGCGAACTAACCAAGCGGTACGGGGCGGCAAGCAAAACGTCACTTCAGGACATGGAGGCTCTGCCCCCGTACAAGACTGGTCAGCAATGGTCGAGACCGTTGCGCATTGGAGTGGTGCAGTCAGTTACGCCATGCATGGATGATTACACTACTTGGCTAAGCGACCCAGAATTGCGAGATCTGGATTTTCGCCGAAAACACAAGGCACATATTGCTGCAATTCTCGAAGCGGTTGCTCAATTGCTCCGAGTGAGAGAGTCACATCGTTCTCAAGGAAGATCTGATGGTCAACTACTGGACATTCTTGTATTCCCCGAATTGGCCATACACCAAGATGACATTCGCCCACTGCTGCTGCCATTTGTCCGCGTTCACAAATGCATCGTTCTATTTGGAATGGTTTACCATCGCGACCCCACACTTCCAGGGAATCCTCTGCTCAACAGTTGCCAATGGCTTATCCCAAGCTGGAATTCGCACTCAGGATTGACGGTCGCGACTATTGAGCAAGGGAAACGCTTTCTAGCAAAGGAAGAGAGAGCATTCGAATCTGCTGGACTAAAAGGCTTTCGTCCAGCGCAATGGAGGATCGAGTACCATTGGCATTCCGACAAGAAACAGCATCGTCCCCTCTATATTTCAGCGTCCGTGTGTTACGACGCTACAGATTTGGCATTGGCTAGAGACCTGGGCAGCCAGAACGATCTCTACATTATATGCGCTCTCAACCAGGACGTTGGAGCGTTTGACCGAATGTCGGACGCCATCAACTACCACATGTACCAAGGCGTGCTCGTAGTCAATAATGGTCAATTTGGTGGCAGTAGTTTCTACATGCCGTTGCAGAAGCCCTTTCACCGTCAGATACTCCATCAACACGGGCAGCCACAGGTGTCGATAGCGTTTGCTGAGATCTCCCCCCAAAAGCTCATAGATAGGCCAGGAGGTGATGAGAATGACTTACCGCCTGGAAAATGGAAGACGCCACCAGCTGGATGGATCAACCCCGGTAGTTAG